Proteins from one Mugil cephalus isolate CIBA_MC_2020 chromosome 15, CIBA_Mcephalus_1.1, whole genome shotgun sequence genomic window:
- the LOC125021730 gene encoding U11/U12 small nuclear ribonucleoprotein 35 kDa protein-like: MVDWSPIAKVYDPLKAGSIDGTDVEPHDRAVWRAMCVRYKPNKGVVGDPLLTLFVARLNPQTTENKLCQIFSQYGDIQRLRLVRDIITGFSKGYAFIEYKEERSIVRARQDANKLVVDQHEVFVDFEQERTLIGWVPRRLGGGQGGKKESGQLRFGGRDRPFRKPINIGIGPVKERGGREWDFDKSGLRNRKDRDRHRETEWGSRERRNYRGRDMDDHRQGNKSRHRDRR; encoded by the coding sequence ATGGTTGACTGGAGTCCGATAGCGAAGGTATATGACCCGCTTAAAGCAGGCAGCATCGATGGCACGGACGTGGAGCCCCATGACCGGGCAGTATGGAGAGCTATGTGTGTCCGCTACAAACCCAACAAAGGCGTTGTTGGAGACCCATTGCTAACACTGTTCGTGGCCCGTTTGAACCCCCAGACAACTGAAAATAAACTCTGCCAGATATTCTCTCAGTATGGAGACATCCAGCGGCTCCGGCTAGTCCGGGACATCATCACGGGGTTCTCCAAAGGATACGCCTTCATTGAATACAAAGAGGAGCGGTCCATTGTTCGTGCTCGTCAGGACGCCAACAAGCTGGTGGTGGACCAACACGAAGTGTTTGTGGACTTTGAACAAGAGAGAACTCTTATTGGATGGGTTCCACGGCGGCTCGGTGGTGGGCAGGGAGGGAAAAAGGAGTCCGGACAGCTGAGGTTCGGAGGCAGGGACCGGCCTTTCCGTAAACCCATTAACATCGGAATCGGCCCGGTGAAGGAAcgtggagggagggagtgggaCTTCGACAAGTCAGGGCTGAGAAACAGGAAGGATCGTGACCGACACAGAGAGACCGAGTggggcagcagagagaggaggaattATCGAGGAAGAGACATGGATGACCACAGACAGGGAAACAAGAGCAGGCATCGGGACAGGAGATGA